In Akkermansia muciniphila, the DNA window TTCCCCGGCGGGGGCGCTGGAGATGAGCTGCGACGCTCCGGGCGTTCCGCTGGATGAGAGCAACCTGGTCATGAAAGCGGGCCGCCTGATGGAGCGGGAGCTGGGGCGGCCCATGCCGTGGCATGTGCGCCTGGTCAAGAACGTACCCCATGGCGCGGGGCTGGGCGGGGGCAGCAGTGACGCCGCGTGCGTGCTTTCCGTCCTGAATGAACTGGAACACGGGGGCTTGCCTCCGGAACGCCTGGCGGAGCTGGCCGGGGAGATCGGTTCCGACGTGGGATTTTTCATTTACGGCGCGGCGTGCCGCTGCACCGGACGCGGGGAGAAGGTGGAACCCCTGCCGGAATGGAGGGAGTGGCGGCCCCAGGTGGTGCTGCTGAAACCGTCCTTCGGCGTTTCCACTCCGGACGCCTACCGCCGCTGGGCAGGTTCAGGGGAATTGCCGGGCATACCGTACGGTGAGCAGCGGGTGGACGGCCATGTGCTGGTGAATGATCTGGAAAGGCCCGTGTTCGAGAAGCATCTGTTTCTGGCGGAAATGAAGAGCTGGCTGCTGGAAAGGCCCGGCGTGCGCGGCGCCATGATGTCCGGCTCCGGCTCCACCATGTTCGCCGTGACGGAGGACGCGGTAGCGGCCCGCAGGCTGATGGAGGATGCCGCCCGGGAGCTGGATCCCACCCTGTGGATGTGGACAGGCCGCGTGATGCAGCGGGGCATCCGGTAAAAACATGTTTCCGCAGGCGGCGTTGCCTTGACGGCGGGGGAGGCATGCCGTTACACTCCAGCCATGATTAAGAGTTTGTTTGCAGGCGTGGTCCTCGCGGCTGCGTGCGCCGTCCAGGCCGGTGAATATGGAGCCAGCGCGGTCCAGGCCGCCCGTGAGCTTTCCGGAGCGGTGAAGACGGGGGACATGATGTGGATGATTGAGAAAATGTACGCGCCCATGAAGAAGCAGCTTGTTTCTTCCTTCCCCGGCGGGGAGGCCGCTTTCATGACGACCATGAGGGAAAAGATGCAGGCCGCCGCCGCCGTGATGAAAGAGCGCGGCATGGTGGTGGAGACGTATGAGATCGGCAATCCCACGGCGGAACATCTGGTGAAGAATGGAGACGAGGTGCTGGTGGTGCTCCCCACGCGGATGGTCATTTCCATGAAGCGTCCGGACGGGGTGCCCGTAAAGATAGAAAATACAGGCGTTCTGGTGCTGGTGAAGGATTTGAAGGATAAGGGGCCCTGGACGTTCATCGATGCTTCCAAGATGAATGCGAATGCCCTGCGCTCCATGTTCTATGACCTGCCGGAAAAGGTGAACCTGCCGCCGGTTTCCTCCCGCCAGCTTCCCGTGGGCCAGTAGGGGAATGCATTCCCGTATGAATGGCGCCGGGGCAGATGAAGGGGAAGGCGTTAGCGCCTTTGAGGCTTATGTCCACCGGGCATTTGCCCGGGACGGCCTGTTCTCCCGCGCCAGGGATTTTGAATACCGTGCGGAGCAGCAGAGCATGGCCCTGGCTGTGGCCAGGGCGCTCCAGGTGGACGCCCCGCTGCTGGTGGAGGCCGGTACGGGCGTGGGCAAGTCCCTGGGCTACCTGCTCCCGGCGGTGAAGTTTGCGCTGGATTTTGACCGGAAAGCGGTCATTTCCACGCACACGATCAATTTACAGGAGCAGTTGTTCAATAAGGATATTCCTTTGCTCCGCTCCGCCCTGGGGATTGATTTTTCCGCCGCCCTGCTGAAAGGCAGGCAGAATTACCTGTGCCATACCCGCCTGCGGCGCGCTCTGTCCCAGATGGATTCCCTGTTTACGCAGGGGGAGGCCGCGGAGCTGAAGCGGATCCAGGACTGGGCGCTGAGAACGCAGGACGGCACCCTGAGCGACATGACGTTCCGCCCCTCTCCCAAGGTGTGGGCCATGGTGTGCAGTGAACCCCATGCGTGCAGCATGCGCCATTGCGGCCCCTCCTGCCCGTACCAGGTGGCCCGCAAGAGGGTGCTGGAGGCCAAGGTGGTGGTGCTGAACCACACCCTGTTTTTCGGCCTGATGGCCCAGGCGGAGGATTCCGAGGAGGCGGGGTTCGTTTTCCCCGGTGATTTCGTGGTTCTGGATGAGGCCCACATGATTGAGAACATTGCCGCCAAGCAGTTGGGCGTGCAGTTGTCCCAGCCGCATTTGAATTATGAACTGCTGCGCATGTTTAATCCGCGCACGCGCAAGGGGCTGCTGAAACCGCTGAATAATGCGGCCTTGTTCCAGTGCGTGCAGGAGGTGATTGACGCGTCGGACCTGTTTTTCCAGAATGCGCGGGATGACCTGGGGTTTGCAGGTTCCGGCAAGATTGTCCGCATTCTCCGGCCGGAGTGGTCCCAGGACATTCTTTCCCTCCCTCTGGCGGAGCTGGTGGGGGAGCTGAAACGGGAAGCCGCCAGGCAGGAGGAGAACGTGGCCGTGAAGGACGAGCTGGCGGACATGGCCGCCCGGATGGAGGAGGCGCAGGCCTCCCTGAAGGTGCTGATGGATATGACGGAGGAGGGGCACGTGTACTGGGCGGAGCGGTCCGGGCCGGAGGGCAGGAGCATGAGCGTGTGCTCCGCTCCCGTAGAGGTGGGGGATATTCTGAGGGAGCGCCTGTTTTCCGCCGGGCGTTCCGCTGTTCTGACTTCCGCCACACTGGGCACGGGGGATGCGGACATGAGTTACTTTGCGGGGCGCGTGGGCGCGGAAAGCGTCCGGAAGCTCCAGATAGGCAGTCCGTTCAATTACCGGGAGCAGATGCGGCTGATTGTGGCCCGCTCCATGCCGGAGCCGGACCAGCCGGAGTATGCGGAAGTGCTGCCGGAGTGGATTAAAAGGTATCTCGCGGAGTCTCGCGGCAGGGCCTTTGTGCTGTTCACCAGCTACCGGCTGATGGTGCAGGTGGCGGAGAAGGTGCGCCCGTTCTGCGAGGAGCAGGGGTGGACGCTGTACGTGCAGGGGCAGGACATGCAGCGGCACGCCATGCTGGAGGCGTTCCGGAAGGATGTGAACAGCGTGCTCTTCGGCACGGACAGTTTCTGGACCGGGGTGGACGTGCCCGGAGAGGCCCTTTCCAACGTGATCGTGACGCGCCTGCCGTTTGAGGTGCCGGACCACCCGCTGGTGGAATCCCGCTTTGAGAGCATCAAGGCGCGCGGGGGGAATCCGTTTTACGAGTATTCCGTGCCCGTAGCCATTCTGAAGCTGCGGCAGGGGGTGGGGCGGCTGATCCGCACGAAAAGCGATTCCGGCATGGTGGTGATTCTGGACCCGCGCGTAGCCACCAAGAGGTACGGGGCGCGGTTCATCAACTCCCTGCCGGATGCCCGGCTGGAATTCGTGTGAGGTTTTTTCTTAAGGCTGGCCGGAGTTTTCCTGTTCCCTGCCGTACTGCATCAGGCGGTAGCTGAGGGGCTGTTCCAGGCGAGCTTCCTCCAGCAGGGCGCAGTCCGCAAAAATGTCCGGGACGGGGGCGTCCGCCAGAATAGAGCCGTCTTTCATCACGATGCAGCGCGTGCACAGGTCCATGACCATGTCCAGATCGTGCGTGGCGATGATCTTGGTGTGGGAGAACTGGCGCAGCAGGCTGATGAGCGTGCGGCGTGAAGCGGGGTCCAGGTTCGCGCTGGGCTCGTCCAGCACCAGGATGTCCGGACTCATGGAGAGGACGGTGGCGATGGATACGGCGCGTTTTTCCCCGCCGGAGAGGTGGTGGGTCATCTTGTCCGCCAGGGCCTCCGCATGGACGTCCCGCAAGGCCTGCCGCACGCGGCGGCTGACTTCTTCCGGAGGGAGGCCCATGTTGAGCGGGCCGAAGGCCACGTCTTCCCGGACCGTGGGCATGAAAAGCTGGTCGTCCGCCTGCTGGAACACCATCCCCACGCTTTCCCGGACGCGGGCGACGGTTTTAGGCGTCACGGGGATGTCTCCCACCCGCACCTGGCCGGAGGAGGGCTCCAGCAGGCCGTTGAGGTGCAGGAGCAGGGTGGATTTTCCCGCTCCGTTCCCGCCGACGACGGCAACGGATTCCCCGTGGGTGATGCGCAGGGAGACGCGGTTCAGCGCCGGAGGAGAATCCGGGTAGCTGAAGCACAGGTCAATGGTTTCTACAAGGTGGTGGCTCATGAGAGGAGGCTGCGGGCGCACTGGCCCGCCAGCATGGTGATGTTAAAGCAGCGGAACAGGATGACGAGGGCGCAGAAGAGGAGGCCGCCCGCCACGCCGCGCCCGGTGATGACGCCGGGGGTGC includes these proteins:
- a CDS encoding energy-coupling factor ABC transporter ATP-binding protein, producing MSHHLVETIDLCFSYPDSPPALNRVSLRITHGESVAVVGGNGAGKSTLLLHLNGLLEPSSGQVRVGDIPVTPKTVARVRESVGMVFQQADDQLFMPTVREDVAFGPLNMGLPPEEVSRRVRQALRDVHAEALADKMTHHLSGGEKRAVSIATVLSMSPDILVLDEPSANLDPASRRTLISLLRQFSHTKIIATHDLDMVMDLCTRCIVMKDGSILADAPVPDIFADCALLEEARLEQPLSYRLMQYGREQENSGQP
- the ispE gene encoding 4-(cytidine 5'-diphospho)-2-C-methyl-D-erythritol kinase; translation: MISCSAPCKVNVSLRVLGKRPDGFHEVDTVMVPLELCDVLEFSPAGALEMSCDAPGVPLDESNLVMKAGRLMERELGRPMPWHVRLVKNVPHGAGLGGGSSDAACVLSVLNELEHGGLPPERLAELAGEIGSDVGFFIYGAACRCTGRGEKVEPLPEWREWRPQVVLLKPSFGVSTPDAYRRWAGSGELPGIPYGEQRVDGHVLVNDLERPVFEKHLFLAEMKSWLLERPGVRGAMMSGSGSTMFAVTEDAVAARRLMEDAARELDPTLWMWTGRVMQRGIR
- a CDS encoding ATP-dependent DNA helicase; the encoded protein is MNGAGADEGEGVSAFEAYVHRAFARDGLFSRARDFEYRAEQQSMALAVARALQVDAPLLVEAGTGVGKSLGYLLPAVKFALDFDRKAVISTHTINLQEQLFNKDIPLLRSALGIDFSAALLKGRQNYLCHTRLRRALSQMDSLFTQGEAAELKRIQDWALRTQDGTLSDMTFRPSPKVWAMVCSEPHACSMRHCGPSCPYQVARKRVLEAKVVVLNHTLFFGLMAQAEDSEEAGFVFPGDFVVLDEAHMIENIAAKQLGVQLSQPHLNYELLRMFNPRTRKGLLKPLNNAALFQCVQEVIDASDLFFQNARDDLGFAGSGKIVRILRPEWSQDILSLPLAELVGELKREAARQEENVAVKDELADMAARMEEAQASLKVLMDMTEEGHVYWAERSGPEGRSMSVCSAPVEVGDILRERLFSAGRSAVLTSATLGTGDADMSYFAGRVGAESVRKLQIGSPFNYREQMRLIVARSMPEPDQPEYAEVLPEWIKRYLAESRGRAFVLFTSYRLMVQVAEKVRPFCEEQGWTLYVQGQDMQRHAMLEAFRKDVNSVLFGTDSFWTGVDVPGEALSNVIVTRLPFEVPDHPLVESRFESIKARGGNPFYEYSVPVAILKLRQGVGRLIRTKSDSGMVVILDPRVATKRYGARFINSLPDARLEFV